The Mycobacterium sp. 3519A genome contains a region encoding:
- a CDS encoding amidase translates to MAFDVVEASIADLRGALDSGRVTAVDLLESYLDRIAVYDHAGIRLNAVVVMNPQARADAEASDQRRSRGETRGPLDGIPYTAKDSYRARGLTVAAGSPAFADLVAQQDSFVIERLRDAGAVLIGLTNMPPMANGGMQRGLYGRAESPYNADYLTAAFASGSSNGSGTATAASLCAFGIGEETWSSGRAPASNNALCAYTPSRGIISVRGGWPLVPTMDVVVPHTRTMADMFEVLDVIVADDPVTRGDFWRSQPWVALPRPSQVRPASYRQLAPASLGRRRFGVPRMYINADPDAGTAERPGIGGPTGQRIETRPSVLALFEAARRDLEAAGADVVEVDFPVVSNYEGDRPGAPTIFTRGLVSPDYLARELLDLSAWAWDDFLADNGDPHLHRLADVDGARIFPHPQGALPDRYTGFDDDIASYPAHVRNHPVESFLDIPDLADGVRGLEQTRRLDLEDWMDGLGLDAVIFPAVADVGPANMDVDESSADLGWRNGVWVANGNLAIRHLGIPTVTVPMGTMADIGMPVGLTLAGRAYDDVALLRFGAAFEATGTRRTSPART, encoded by the coding sequence GTGGCGTTCGACGTCGTCGAAGCGTCCATCGCCGATCTGCGCGGCGCACTCGACTCGGGTCGGGTGACCGCCGTCGATCTGCTGGAAAGCTATCTGGACCGCATTGCGGTCTATGACCATGCCGGGATTCGGTTGAACGCCGTCGTCGTGATGAACCCGCAGGCCCGCGCCGACGCCGAGGCGTCCGACCAACGCCGGTCCCGCGGCGAAACGCGCGGCCCGCTGGACGGCATTCCCTATACGGCCAAGGACAGTTATCGGGCCCGCGGTCTCACCGTCGCGGCGGGCAGTCCGGCCTTCGCGGACCTGGTGGCGCAGCAGGACAGCTTCGTCATCGAGCGGTTACGCGATGCCGGCGCCGTGCTGATCGGGCTGACCAACATGCCGCCGATGGCCAACGGCGGCATGCAGCGCGGACTCTACGGACGCGCCGAAAGCCCGTACAACGCCGACTATCTCACCGCTGCCTTCGCGTCGGGTTCCTCCAACGGGTCCGGCACCGCCACGGCGGCGTCGTTGTGCGCGTTCGGCATCGGCGAGGAAACGTGGTCGTCCGGTCGCGCTCCGGCGTCCAACAACGCGTTGTGCGCGTACACGCCGTCGCGCGGCATCATCTCGGTCCGCGGTGGCTGGCCGCTGGTGCCGACGATGGATGTCGTTGTGCCACATACCAGGACGATGGCCGACATGTTCGAGGTGCTCGACGTGATCGTCGCCGACGATCCGGTGACGCGCGGCGACTTCTGGCGCAGCCAACCGTGGGTGGCGTTGCCGCGGCCCAGCCAGGTGCGGCCCGCGTCGTATCGGCAATTGGCCCCAGCCAGCCTCGGGAGACGGCGATTCGGTGTGCCGCGCATGTACATCAATGCCGACCCGGACGCGGGGACCGCCGAACGGCCCGGCATCGGCGGCCCGACCGGACAGCGCATCGAGACGCGACCGTCGGTGCTGGCGTTGTTCGAAGCGGCGCGACGCGATCTGGAGGCGGCAGGCGCCGACGTCGTGGAGGTCGACTTCCCGGTGGTCAGCAATTACGAAGGCGACAGGCCGGGCGCGCCAACGATTTTCACCCGCGGCCTGGTCAGTCCCGACTATCTGGCCAGGGAATTGCTCGACCTGAGCGCATGGGCGTGGGACGACTTCCTCGCCGACAACGGCGACCCGCACCTGCACCGGTTGGCCGACGTGGACGGCGCGCGGATCTTCCCGCACCCGCAAGGTGCGCTGCCCGACCGCTACACCGGGTTCGACGACGACATCGCGAGCTATCCCGCGCACGTCAGAAACCACCCGGTCGAGTCCTTCCTCGACATCCCGGACCTGGCGGACGGTGTGCGCGGCCTCGAGCAGACGCGGCGCCTGGATCTCGAAGACTGGATGGACGGTCTGGGCCTGGACGCGGTGATCTTCCCCGCGGTCGCCGACGTCGGCCCGGCGAACATGGATGTCGACGAATCGTCGGCCGACCTGGGGTGGCGCAACGGTGTGTGGGTGGCCAACGGCAACCTGGCGATACGCCACCTCGGCATTCCGACGGTGACCGTGCCGATGGGCACCATGGCCGACATCGGCATGCCGGTGGGGCTCACGCTGGCCGGGCGCGCCTACGACGATGTCGCGTTGTTGCGGTTCGGCGCCGCGTTCGAGGCGACCGGCACGCGGCGGACGTCACCGGCGCGCACATAG
- a CDS encoding CsbD family protein, translating into MSDKNNSGPEEAVKGVVEGVKGKAKEVLGAVAGRDDLYREGQAQQDKADAQRNAAQKEAEAESARAAAKTAEKRQEAEQR; encoded by the coding sequence ATGTCGGACAAGAACAACAGTGGACCCGAGGAAGCCGTCAAAGGCGTTGTCGAGGGTGTGAAGGGTAAGGCCAAAGAGGTGCTCGGCGCAGTCGCTGGCCGCGACGATCTCTACCGCGAGGGCCAGGCCCAGCAGGACAAGGCCGACGCACAGCGCAATGCCGCTCAGAAAGAGGCCGAGGCCGAAAGTGCCCGCGCCGCAGCCAAGACCGCTGAGAAGCGCCAGGAAGCCGAACAGCGCTGA
- a CDS encoding GvpL/GvpF family gas vesicle protein has translation MSKQSEVADADRGVWVYAIGRAEDAAERAASLSGVAGEQVRAVVAGGLAAAVGTVNLEEFRGARLRRTFEDVDVFAPKARAHNAIVSAFRRGGPVIPVRLGTIYRDDRRVSQLLLNEHDDMVAALRRVSGRDELGVKAYADPRSLALQGDLVNSEATDPLSRVPYLLRRRRQLAAQQEGYRLASAEADRVHAMLLRCAVDGKRKPPLEKHVTNKGPWTLLNGSYLVDKDVVGLFMETVTALERSTARIRLEVTGPWPPYSFADDLVAI, from the coding sequence ATGTCAAAGCAATCAGAGGTTGCCGACGCTGATCGCGGAGTCTGGGTGTACGCGATCGGGCGCGCCGAGGACGCTGCGGAGCGGGCAGCGAGCCTGTCCGGGGTGGCCGGCGAACAGGTCCGTGCGGTCGTGGCGGGCGGCCTGGCCGCCGCCGTCGGGACGGTGAACCTCGAGGAGTTCAGGGGAGCGCGACTGCGCCGCACCTTCGAGGACGTCGACGTGTTCGCCCCCAAGGCGCGAGCGCACAACGCGATCGTCAGCGCCTTCCGTCGCGGCGGGCCGGTGATTCCGGTGCGGCTGGGCACCATCTACCGCGACGACCGGCGCGTCAGCCAACTGCTGCTGAACGAGCACGACGACATGGTGGCCGCGCTGCGCCGGGTCTCGGGGCGTGACGAGCTCGGCGTCAAGGCATACGCCGATCCGAGAAGCCTGGCGCTGCAGGGGGATCTGGTCAACTCGGAGGCGACCGACCCCCTGTCGCGTGTGCCCTACCTGTTGCGCAGGAGACGGCAACTGGCCGCGCAGCAGGAGGGCTACCGGTTGGCGTCGGCCGAAGCGGACCGGGTACACGCGATGTTATTGCGTTGCGCCGTCGACGGTAAGCGCAAACCGCCATTGGAGAAGCATGTCACGAACAAGGGACCGTGGACGTTGCTCAACGGCTCGTATCTGGTGGACAAAGACGTCGTCGGATTGTTCATGGAGACCGTGACTGCGCTCGAAAGGTCAACTGCCAGAATCAGACTCGAAGTAACGGGGCCGTGGCCGCCGTATTCGTTCGCCGACGATCTGGTTGCGATCTGA